DNA sequence from the Schistocerca americana isolate TAMUIC-IGC-003095 chromosome 2, iqSchAmer2.1, whole genome shotgun sequence genome:
ctgttgcaaccaagtgctgtcaaaactgaaatatagcagaatttttacctaagctggtctatcagtctctgttacgatattcatctacagagtagaaggaggggtcactggaagcgtctgattccacccgtctgcttcgacgtaaaggtgttgtggtgtgtgaatgtcattacggcacggtgtttatgagttggtttgtgtgtgtgtgtgtgtgggggggggggggggggggggggctgtcgatcaaggttgcagtgccggaatttgctggtggtaattatttttttttttttctagctgtgatgttttgtgtatttatgaagtattgaatgtgatttaatttatgtagggatgattgatttgtggacttttgggattgtggttttatttttcgcagttgtaggtgttggttttttggcatcagtagctgtggtggacctatatagttaaccggataatgaccgattcccattttcataattgtgtgtgttgatgttttagtatcgtcatctgaggttgacctatgtaggtcaagggaaatgtctgattccaattttcgtacttttagttgtgggtattggtgttttggtatggtcacctatagttgacctatattgttcaagggaagtgtccgattcctccagatttttgttggtgtagcagaatgctgtattttttttcttttttgttcttcattttgtgttttgggatcatggtgtgtttttttttactagcttgtcctcaccctaaaacccccaacttcccgcagttgtcccattggtttgattgtatttttggtgggaaatgttattgtattatttatatgtatcttcgtgtttgttgccatgtgtatgtagtgacgtcatagacacacttaaaatagacatttctggcatattgatgatgggtggaatcagacacttacgtatcaaatagtcattcaaacacactgtaaaccgtgccttatctgaaaccaagtttttaatggttgctgacttgctggcagcttattgaaaatgcacgttcctgaatattggaccccttttggaccaaagtaagtaattttaggtctttatgtagattgctgttcccatttctagtactgatattatgtatcaagctattggttggaaatacttgtaacaaatttcattaaggaataaatatactaggaagcagtggttagaatacaaagttccttgaacaggttcctacatgatgttcttgaattgataccacaaacgatttttattacacgcttttacatgcgaaaaacttttgctacgtttgatgagttaccacagaatatgttcccttatgaaataatagaatgaaaaaatgtggtatgcccttcccaactgaatttattatcgagttgtagtcccagaaatgtaacactgtcaaccttttcgatctgcatgtcttcatatgttataaacatgctgtcgctggagaaatcgagcagtttgcaaatctgacataaaacttggattagcgtactcacactttccccaataggactagcttttacaccacaggagtaaacgaatctgtcacattacgtatattttttgttgtattacaaggctgtacactttattctattatgtgagcagcacaagaaattaagcttcgaatttaacctacagtactcagtttacatattacttcatacttaaaaacgcacgttgttaacattttacttaaacagtgctttggcgaagttccgcgtactttctgtcgcagctgcgaagataatatttctaatagcgaccgataacctacaaacatataatctgaaacactaataatcgttctaacatcaactaaaatgtacccggagttaataagctgaggttatgacacgattcatacgacattcctgctatttcacactactcgcagttatactgataactaaactgatggattccaactatgtcgttatttaactgtcggagttatcggtattcgctagcgaaaaataacttggcagttattaataaccgttaacgataacggttatcaaagaataactggaactgtgataacggttactccagaataaccgtttggcccacctctagtaTACACTGCGACTGCCTATGTCGCAGAGTCATGTCAAGGATGTTAAAGACACAGCTGCCTTGCCGCCTCTAGATAATACCACAGTCTATATTAGACTGTGATAATACATTTATAGGTGATACATTTCTATAGTAATTTGTTGCTTACaaatgacttttttatttaaatacaacaattttcttattattttctgcTGTGGCATATAAATTTCAATTTCACAGCaggtttaaataatgaaaactaacgCTCACACAAAATATTGTATGTTGAGTGTTTCATACATTGGTAGCACTGCTGGTAACAGCGTACTCTCGATATCAGGTATCGCATGCGAGTGCAGTGTCGGTTTTGAATGTGTTGTTATGGAAACATGAGAGTTTAGTGTACATGTGCTAGCTTCTTTCTCGCTTTGTTTTAAACGATATTATCAACATGAAGATAGAAGAGGTGAAAAGTACCGCAAAAACTCAGCGCATATCCGCACACAGTCATATTAAAGGCCTCGGGTTAAATGAAAATGGTGAAGCAATTCCAATGGCTGCTGGTTTAGTTGGCCAAGAAATGGCACGGGAAGCTGCTGGTATTGTCGTAGATATGATTAGGTCGAAGAAAATGGCCGGGCGAGCTTGCCTTTTAGCTGGGCCGCCAGGAACTGGAAAAACTGCAATAGCGCTTGCTATAGCACAAGAGTTGGGAAGTAAGGTGCCATTCTGCCCAATGGTAGGATCTGAAGTGTTTAGTTCGGAAATTAAGAAAACGGAAGTGTTAATGGAGAATTTCAGGAGAGCGATTGGATTACggataaaggaaacgaaagaagtaTATGAAGGTGAAGTGACAGAGCTTACACCTGTTGAAACTGAAAACCCATTGGGTGGTTACGGGAAAACTATTAGCCATGTCATAATCGGGCTTAAGACTGCCAAAGGAACAAAACAGCTTAAACTGGACCCTTCGATATACGAATCATTGCAGAAAGGCAAAGTTGAAACAGGCGATGTAATATATATTGAAGCTAATAGCGGTGCTGTCAAGAGGCAGGGCCGTAGTGACACTTACGCAACCGAATTTGATCTAGAAGCTGAGGAATATGTTCCATTGCCAAAAGGTGACGTTCACAAAAAGAAAGAGGTAATCCAGGACGTTACTCTTCATGACTTGGATGTAGCAAACGCCAAGCCACAAGGTGGACAAGATATTTTGTCCATGATGGGGCAGCTAATGAAGCCCAAAAAAACAGAAATTACTGATAAACTGAGAAAAGAAATCAACAAAGTCGTCAACAAATATATAGATCAAGGTGTAGCTGAACTTGTGCCAGGTGTGTTGTTTATTGACGAAGTTCATATGCTTGATATAGAAACTTTTACATATTTGCATAGAGCT
Encoded proteins:
- the LOC124592871 gene encoding ruvB-like helicase 1 → MKIEEVKSTAKTQRISAHSHIKGLGLNENGEAIPMAAGLVGQEMAREAAGIVVDMIRSKKMAGRACLLAGPPGTGKTAIALAIAQELGSKVPFCPMVGSEVFSSEIKKTEVLMENFRRAIGLRIKETKEVYEGEVTELTPVETENPLGGYGKTISHVIIGLKTAKGTKQLKLDPSIYESLQKGKVETGDVIYIEANSGAVKRQGRSDTYATEFDLEAEEYVPLPKGDVHKKKEVIQDVTLHDLDVANAKPQGGQDILSMMGQLMKPKKTEITDKLRKEINKVVNKYIDQGVAELVPGVLFIDEVHMLDIETFTYLHRALESAIAPIVIFATNRGRCVIRGTEDIISPHGIPLDLLDRLLIIRTLPYSRDDMVQILKLRASTEGLQIEEEALSLLGDVGTRTTLRYAVQLLTPAALTAKVNGRSTLTKDDVQEVAELFLDAKSSARILSQNKEKYMQ